From Aegilops tauschii subsp. strangulata cultivar AL8/78 chromosome 5, Aet v6.0, whole genome shotgun sequence:
TCTACCGAGACCACGAACATTCCAAGAGATGAAACGAGTTTTACAATTCATGAAAACCATAAAGGGCAACGAAAACATAACGAAACATGGCCGGACAGGGCCACCTACAAACAGATACATGGAGCAAGTCTAGGCCAAGTACAGCCAGGTTGAGACCCACAGCTGCTACTAGACGTGAAAGTAGCAAAGGAAAGAGGCTGCGACCAAGCTCAGAAGAGCTAAGACCTATGGTCGGAGCAAAGCTAGGACTAAAACGGGATACAGACGACAGACTGATACAAGCCGAAGCGCGACGGCAGAGAAGGACCGCGAGGGGATCCGGGGCTGACAGTTGAAAACGCAACATTAGACACATGCGCTGTCATCAAGGAGAGCCGAGGCGGGCACGTCACAGGCAGCGGCAAGCTCCAGCACGTCCTGCCGAGGGAGGGGTGAGGAGACCTCGGGCGCCATGTCGATGAGCTGAACTGGGAGGAGCGCCTTTCCACCAGCAGAATGCCCTCGGGCTTATATATATTCAAAATATCAATCGGCTACGAGATCAATTAGGTTTGGCTTATGTTTTTCTTTTtacagttttgctaaagcacatctagatgtactataagtattgcacatctaagtcctaTGTTATTGATCTTATGTTAAGATTCGTGTagatatttcttttctttctctttcTCTCTATACTTAATTCACTCATTTAGATGTGCAATAACTAGAGCACATCTAAATGTGCCCTAGACACACCCTATTTTTTAAAGCTCCGCTCTCCGGCTTATTCATTCAGCGGTAACCTATCTGAGTGCAAACTGCAGCCCAGAAAACCAGGGATTACATCGAAGCTGCTAATGCTTGCTAGCAGGGTTTATGGCATGTTCCAAACATGCATGACTTGCTGATGGGGCATGACTTGCTGATGGGGCATGACTACGTGTCTAGGAAGATTAGGCGGATTTCAAATATTTAGAAATCAAGAAATCAAATAGATTTAGAATTTGAACATAAAAATTACGTGCCACAAGTTAATACAATGAGATTCACTTGGAATGTACTAGTACATGATGGATGTCAGAGAACTAGAGATGTTCTTAGTGTATAGATCAAACATCCATTGAACCGGCCATAACCTCTTTCCATTACTTTCATAACGGAAATACAATAGTTTGTCAAACTGGAAGGAAACCAGAAAGGGGGAATGCGAGTTCAACGCATCACTGAAAAATTTATGATAAACACTCGTCATCGAGCAGCCTACCATGGGGCGAAAACCTAGTGACACCCTCAGAACCAGTATCAACAACCAAAAGGAACCAAAGTCTAAGACACATCAGCCACAAGAGGCCCAGACGCATGCTCACGCAAGATCAAACATCCATGGTTATGTTGATATGTTGAGATAGTAAATCGAATGGTTGCACTACCTCTGTCCTAAAATATAAGAGTTTTACTTTGTCACACAAATGAATATATCTAGATATATTCTTAATTCTAGATACATCAATTTCTATTTTTTGCGACAAGTAATTAAGGACAGATATTGATGGAGGGAGTACTCATTAGTGAGGTTTCGTGCATGCTCGTGACGTGGCAGCCTGACTTGCTGATGTGGTCGGGCTGCGGGAATAGGAAAATATATACTATAATGGGTCCCAAGTCGAAAAATACGAAGGAGAACCTGGGTACCAGCGCATCCTATATGCAAAACAAATTtagtaattcaaaaaattccaaaccTTTTTTGGTATCAAACATGATCAAGTATTGTAGTCGTACAAAAAGATTCTTCGgccctcgcaaaaaaaaaagattcgTCGGAGAATGACTTTTGTTGCATCCAGGGTCGAAGATTTGGCAAAAAAACGCTATATACAAGTACTATACACGCTATATTGTCGTCATAAACTTGTCTTTTTTACCCTAAAATCAATCGGAATCATTTCTTGTCCAAACTTTTTATACGAGTACAATGCCTGATCATCTTTGATTCCAAACAAGATttggattttttttggaattaataacTTTTTTGCGCATATAGGGTGCCCGGGTACCCGAGAACACCAGTTCCCGTCAGTCCCAAGTCCCAACTATTTACTCGCAAAAAAATATTTAGAAAATAGTTAAACATTTGCCCACTAATATTTTTTCTATACGGTTGCATTTCTGCATGCGCAGCTTCTCAATCTCTCGATCTTGTCGGCAACCTCCATCATTGTCGGCCTCTCCTCACCGGTCAAGCTCAGGCACCGTATAACCAGCTCCGCGGCGTCGTCTATCACCTCGTCCCCGAGCTTCTCCCTGACACTTCCGTCCATGATCTCCCGGTGTCGTCCCCCCTGCACAGCCGTGACGAAGGAGAATGCGAGGCTGGTGTCATCCTCCTCGGGGCCGTCCGGGCAGAACGCCTTCCTCCCGGTGAGGAGctccagcagcaccaccgcgAAGCTGTACACGTCGCTCTTGCAGGTGAGCTGGCACGTGAGCAGATACTCCGGGTCGAGGTACCCGCAGGTTCCCTGGACAAGCGTGGCCACCTGGGCCTCATCGACGGGCGCCAGCCTTGACGCGCCGAAGTCGGAGACCTTGGCGGTGAGCTCGCCGTCGAGCAGGATGTTTGCGGACTTGACGTCGCCGTGCAGGATCGGGGGCGAGGCGGACGAGTGCATGTACGCGAGCGCGTGCGCCGACTCAACGGCGACGCGCAGGCGCTCCCCCGGCGGCATGGGCGCCTGGCCCTTGCCGTCGCCGTGGATGTAGCGGTGGAGGCTGCCGTTGGGGACGTACTCGTAGACGAGCATGGGCACCTCGACCTCGAGGCAGCATCCGAGCAGCTTCACGACGTTCCTGTGGTTGATCTGCGAGAGGATCAGCATCTCCTTGGAGAACTCCTTGAGCTGCTTCTCATCGGCCACCCTGGACTTCTTGATGGCAACGGTGGTGGAGCCGCCGGCGCCGGGGAGGACGCCCCTGTAGACCACGCCGTTGCCTCCTCGGCCGAGGACCTGCGCCTCGTCGAAGTTGCCGGTGGCCTTCTTGATTTCCTCCTCGGAAAAGATCTTGAATGCGACGCCGGAGCTGGCCAGTGAACCCAGGTGCTGCTGCAGGAGGAGCCCACCGTTCTGCTCGAAGAACCTCTGCTTCGCTCTGAGCATCCTCCTCTTCTGAAGACTCAGGTGTGCCCAGAAGCACGCCAGGATCACCATGAACACTCCTATGCTTACACCTGAACAAATTGTTCATAATTGGTACAAACTGTTTTATTAGTAGTACACATGTACAATTGCAAGTGCCCATGAATTTCTGTCAAATTCGTGTTTTTAAACGAAACTTAACGACTCAAGCATGTTGTACCTGTGACGGCCTTCAGCGCTAATGTGAATTTGTCTTGTTGGTGGCAACCATCCTGCACGGTAGCGTTTCCACTCCATCCCTTGGGGCATGTGCAGAGGTAGCTGCCTGGCGTGTTGGTACACACACCGTAGCACGGGTACAAATCATGTTCCG
This genomic window contains:
- the LOC109764982 gene encoding wall-associated receptor kinase 4; translated protein: MAMFAVLLLLAAPLLPPAAAQQPPGCRRQCGNVTVPYPFGIGARCHRAEDRGFRLECDDTRHPPRLTVAGYGHEVVAISLASAEATVLLNASRACYDRTSGSGRVLGRREYPMALNGSAFLFSSMKSKFVAIGCPDLAYFVDDGGYYVTGCMSVCRPSERALPGSCRGGDGCCQSNIPLGLASYRPHVRSFGRRQQQQGGTFLANSTGCAYAFMVDAWWFWYAGSHFNRTGDFAVPVVLDWAIRGAGAGGSCATVRENATAYACRSAHSVCLDSSNGPGYVCNCTSGYEGNPYVLGGCNDVDECAEHDLYPCYGVCTNTPGSYLCTCPKGWSGNATVQDGCHQQDKFTLALKAVTGVSIGVFMVILACFWAHLSLQKRRMLRAKQRFFEQNGGLLLQQHLGSLASSGVAFKIFSEEEIKKATGNFDEAQVLGRGGNGVVYRGVLPGAGGSTTVAIKKSRVADEKQLKEFSKEMLILSQINHRNVVKLLGCCLEVEVPMLVYEYVPNGSLHRYIHGDGKGQAPMPPGERLRVAVESAHALAYMHSSASPPILHGDVKSANILLDGELTAKVSDFGASRLAPVDEAQVATLVQGTCGYLDPEYLLTCQLTCKSDVYSFAVVLLELLTGRKAFCPDGPEEDDTSLAFSFVTAVQGGRHREIMDGSVREKLGDEVIDDAAELVIRCLSLTGEERPTMMEVADKIERLRSCACRNATV